In the Dysidea avara chromosome 14, odDysAvar1.4, whole genome shotgun sequence genome, TAACAACTTCTTCTTGTAGTACTCCCCTACCAGCAACAAAAGCTGTTTGTTGGCAAGCAGTTTTAATCAAGTTTATGGCAGCCTTGATTGCATCCTGAGATACTTCTTCCTTGACTTCATAGTTATCATTATCAATTGAAAACAACATGTGCAACACAGCTGCCACTCTCAATACTTGCCCACGGCTCTTGCTCAGCATTCCTAATTACATTTAATAAGGGAGTTATGTTACTTTCTCCTCGTTACATTTACAAACCTGTTAAAAGTTCATCGACTCCAGCTAATGACTTTAACATCTCTTGAGTTTGATCGTAAAATTCTTCAAAAACCTTCAAATTTTCGGGCAATTTAAATTCCCTTGCTTCTATTACTTTGTCTCCTGCAGCAGGTTCTTTCCACTGTGCTTCAAACAATCCGACTGTAAAAGGAGGTTGACAAAAACATTTTTACTGTACAATATAGTTGCACTGTACTGGTAGTGTGGCAGGTGTGAAATAGTTAGTACTCGACTAGTTCTCTTCATATTAAGTATTCACAggaaacaaaattaatacactTAGTTTTTGTTACAATAGAATAACGTAATGATATTGTTAAGAGCGTATTAGTATTAACCTTAATTGCTTTATGCACATCCTTATTGTACAGTGAAGTTCAACACAACCACACGTGCCCTTAAAACACAAAGTTAACTCACTGATTTTAGCAGTAAATTCTTTGTCTACCTTGCAGAGGCTCTTAAAGCTGCCGTATAAACATTCAGGAAAAAACCACAAGAATCGACTTGACAATCCTCTTTCTGCATTGCTAGGCTGCTCAATTAACGATCGAGCTACCCCTGGTTGAGTAGTCAGCATCGTTGAAGACATAGCAAAGTTTGCACCTCCACTAACTGAAAAAGCACATAAAACGTGTATAAATAGTATTACTATCaatcattttgtatttgtagATACCACAAGTTGGTAATTACAGCATGCATTAAAAGTAGTTTTACCTGTATCCCTTCTCCAAGGATGTCCATTATACAACTGAAGAAATACAACCAGTTCATGCGAATTGGATAAGGATTTACCACTGTAAAGATTAATTCGTGTCAGAAAGGCAGACAGCTCATCATAGCAACCAAGTAGGCGACATGAGTTTTCTTCCATCATTGCACCCATTTTTTCAAAACTG is a window encoding:
- the LOC136244941 gene encoding uncharacterized protein, whose translation is MNVPASAVLLSYVILGSYMMSPSVITVPGTDWTEPVLVWITVYMDSGGGKSVLCKHIYEIKEAIRSNLGLTMKDPSWVFEDGSFEKMGAMMEENSCRLLGCYDELSAFLTRINLYSGKSLSNSHELVVFLQLYNGHPWRRDTVSGGANFAMSSTMLTTQPGVARSLIEQPSNAERGLSSRFLWFFPECLYGSFKSLCKVDKEFTAKIIGLFEAQWKEPAAGDKVIEAREFKLPENLKVFEEFYDQTQEMLKSLAGVDELLTGMLSKSRGQVLRVAAVLHMLFSIDNDNYEVKEEVSQDAIKAAINLIKTACQQTAFVAGRGVLQEEVVNPTLKELNPNEATKEIKQKMLLHSA